The following are encoded in a window of Mycobacterium sp. ELW1 genomic DNA:
- the rpmF gene encoding 50S ribosomal protein L32, with the protein MAVPKRRMSRANTRSRRAQWKAEATGLVNVSVGGRQHKVPRRLLKAARLGLIDLDKR; encoded by the coding sequence ATGGCTGTGCCCAAGCGCAGAATGTCGCGCGCGAACACCCGCAGTCGGCGCGCGCAGTGGAAGGCCGAGGCCACCGGTCTGGTCAACGTTTCCGTCGGCGGTCGCCAGCACAAGGTTCCCCGCCGGTTGCTCAAGGCTGCGCGCCTCGGACTGATCGATCTCGACAAGCGCTGA
- a CDS encoding response regulator transcription factor: protein MRILVVDDDRAVRESLRRSLSFNGYSVDLAQDGVEALDAIANDRPDALVLDVMMPRLDGLEVCRQLRSTGDDLPILVLTARDSVSERVAGLDAGADDYLPKPFALEELLARMRALLRRTGPEEQSDSAVMTFGDLTLDPVTREVHRGKRAISLTRTEFALLEMLIANPRRVLTRSRILEEVWGFDFPTSGNALEVYVGYLRRKTEAEGEPRLIHTVRGVGYVLRETPP from the coding sequence GTGCGAATACTTGTCGTTGATGATGATCGCGCTGTGCGCGAGTCGCTCCGCCGGTCGCTGTCGTTCAACGGATATTCCGTAGACCTGGCGCAGGACGGTGTCGAAGCTCTCGACGCGATCGCCAATGACCGGCCCGATGCGCTCGTGCTCGATGTGATGATGCCCCGGCTGGACGGCCTCGAGGTTTGTCGACAGCTTCGCAGCACGGGCGACGATCTTCCGATCCTGGTTCTGACCGCTCGCGACTCGGTGTCCGAGCGGGTGGCCGGTCTGGACGCGGGTGCCGATGACTATCTGCCCAAGCCGTTCGCCCTCGAAGAGTTGCTGGCCCGGATGCGCGCACTGCTGCGCCGGACCGGCCCCGAGGAGCAGTCCGATTCCGCGGTGATGACGTTCGGCGATCTGACGCTCGATCCGGTGACCCGCGAGGTGCATCGCGGCAAACGCGCCATCAGCTTGACCCGCACCGAGTTCGCGTTGCTGGAGATGCTGATCGCCAATCCGCGACGGGTGCTCACCCGCAGCCGCATTCTCGAGGAGGTGTGGGGTTTCGACTTCCCGACCTCGGGCAATGCGCTGGAGGTATATGTCGGGTATCTACGCCGGAAGACTGAAGCGGAAGGAGAACCGCGGCTGATCCACACCGTGCGGGGTGTGGGTTATGTGCTGCGTGAGACACCGCCCTGA
- a CDS encoding HAMP domain-containing sensor histidine kinase has translation MSPLRRRARAERAPEEPTSSLSLRWRVMLLAMSMVAMVVVLMAVAVYAVVSAALYTDIDNQLQSRASLLIASGSLAADPGKAIEGTAYSDVNAMLVNPGRSTYTANQQGQKLPVGEPEKSVINGELLMSRRTVGNQRVLAVHLPDNRSLLISKSLAPTNAVMTKLKWVLLAVGGIGVVVAAIAGGMVARTGLRPVARLTEAAERVARTDDLRPIPVFGSDELARLTETFNTMLRALTESRERQARLVADAGHELRTPLTSLRTNVELLMASMKPGAPRLPESEMADLRTDVIGQIEELSTLVGDLVDLTREDAGGLVHEAVDLSDIVDRSLERARRRRNDVQFDVDVVGWQVYGDPAGLSRAVVNLLDNAAKWSPSGAHVGVRLRQVDAAHAELVVSDYGPGIPPQERGLVFERFYRSASARAMPGSGLGLAIVKQVVVKHGGMIRIGETVPGGQPPGTSFFVLLPGLPISADVYGDDDSAESENTATIARTNGDRRFHEKKPNVGPSVISVDSQ, from the coding sequence ATGTCACCACTGAGGCGGCGCGCGCGGGCTGAGCGGGCGCCGGAAGAGCCGACGTCATCGCTGTCATTGCGATGGCGGGTGATGCTGCTCGCCATGTCCATGGTGGCCATGGTCGTCGTGCTGATGGCGGTCGCGGTCTACGCCGTGGTGTCTGCCGCGCTCTACACCGACATCGACAACCAGCTGCAGAGCCGCGCGAGCCTGCTCATCGCCAGCGGATCGCTGGCCGCCGACCCGGGCAAGGCCATCGAGGGCACCGCCTATTCCGACGTCAACGCGATGCTGGTCAACCCCGGCCGGTCGACCTACACCGCGAATCAGCAGGGGCAGAAGCTACCCGTCGGAGAGCCGGAGAAATCCGTCATCAACGGTGAGTTGCTGATGTCTCGCCGCACCGTCGGAAACCAGCGGGTGCTGGCGGTTCACCTGCCCGACAACAGATCACTGCTGATCTCCAAGAGCCTGGCACCCACCAACGCGGTGATGACGAAACTGAAATGGGTCCTGCTGGCGGTGGGCGGCATCGGCGTCGTGGTCGCGGCGATCGCCGGCGGGATGGTGGCGCGGACCGGTTTGCGCCCGGTGGCCCGGCTCACCGAGGCCGCCGAGCGGGTGGCGCGCACCGACGACCTGCGTCCCATCCCGGTGTTCGGCAGCGACGAACTCGCCAGGCTCACCGAGACGTTCAACACGATGCTGCGCGCGCTGACCGAATCGCGGGAGCGGCAGGCCCGGCTGGTCGCGGACGCCGGACACGAGTTGCGCACGCCGCTGACCTCATTGCGGACCAACGTCGAGTTGCTGATGGCGTCGATGAAACCGGGTGCCCCGCGGCTGCCGGAGAGCGAGATGGCCGACCTGCGGACCGATGTGATCGGGCAGATCGAGGAGTTGTCCACTCTGGTAGGCGATCTCGTCGACCTCACCCGCGAGGATGCCGGCGGACTGGTCCACGAGGCGGTCGATCTGAGCGACATCGTGGACCGGAGCCTGGAGCGCGCGCGCCGGCGCCGCAACGATGTTCAGTTCGATGTCGACGTCGTCGGATGGCAGGTCTACGGCGATCCGGCCGGACTGTCCCGGGCGGTGGTCAATCTGCTTGACAACGCGGCGAAGTGGAGCCCGTCCGGCGCGCACGTCGGCGTCCGGCTCCGCCAGGTGGACGCCGCCCACGCCGAACTCGTGGTGTCCGACTACGGACCCGGAATCCCCCCGCAGGAACGGGGTCTGGTGTTCGAGCGGTTCTACCGGTCGGCGTCGGCGCGGGCGATGCCGGGCTCCGGGCTGGGACTGGCGATCGTCAAACAGGTCGTGGTCAAGCACGGTGGCATGATCCGCATCGGCGAAACGGTCCCCGGCGGGCAGCCGCCGGGCACGTCGTTCTTCGTCCTTCTGCCGGGACTGCCGATCTCCGCGGACGTCTACGGAGACGACGATTCAGCCGAAAGCGAAAACACGGCCACAATCGCCAGGACCAATGGCGATCGGCGATTTCATGAGAAAAAACCCAACGTTGGACCGAGTGTTATCTCAGTCGATTCTCAGTAG